The Scophthalmus maximus strain ysfricsl-2021 chromosome 14, ASM2237912v1, whole genome shotgun sequence region CCATTTTCTCATCTGTCACCTGAATTACTTTATTAGTGTGGAGATTTAACAAACAAATTGTTAATTTGTGAGCTTTAATTTTAACCTTTGCACTGTTTTTGTAGATGCATTCAATGGATTTTAAGTTTTATCCCACAAAAGCAGAAGATACAAGACACGTATGTTTGACTTCAAGTCACTTATGTtttcactaaaaacaaaaaggcactATCtattagggatgtcccgatcaaGTTCTTTTGCCCCGGTCCAGATCCGAGTCATTTTATCATTGACTATCTGCCGATACTTACAGTGGCGCAGTGCACACTTGAAGTACATTCAAGTTTTTAAACTTAGCCTAGCTTTTGAGAGCAggcaaacatttaaacattattGTAACTGACAGTCTGTGTGGTCACCTCTATTCTTATTGTAATTTACATGCTAACTACAGCTCCTAGATTCCACAAAACTAGTCAtcctttaaattattttacttatttataattttaacttaaatgtgtttgtttatctatttatttttcaacaccTATAGATGACTAAATCTGTATAAGGCTATAGAGATATAAAGATCATATGCATGGTTAAAGAAATCAACAATGACAGTTATGACACGTTGTAGATTTTTGCCTATTGTGTCACAGGGAAACAGATACCAGAACCTCTACGCCCTGTTCACACTTCCTCTGGCATTTGTGGGTATGTTCAACAATAGACACACAGCTCTGATTGGATAGTTAACTCCTGTTGTTACAATACTGACGGTTGATATTGTCTTTATGATAAGAGGGAGAACTAATCCATTCAAAAGGCTTAATTAAGAAGAAATGAGAAGTAACAACTGAGTTAACTCAGAGATAAACCAGAAAGTAAATTACTTAAAGTAATTCAAGTTTAAAATTGTCTCTCAAACTCAAGTATGTTAAACTCAAAATGAAGTAAGAAAGATAGggagaaaatattattttttcaatattttagaGATTCAAGGGATTGGATCACTatatgtgtgtgatttggtgtTAATTTATGTCTTTTGTCTACTACTATTGTTCATAAACAAGCCAACAGTTCTCCCCATTGGTTGAGGTACTCTAACACTCGGAGTTGTAAACAGCTCAGACTTTCATGAGAGAATCAAGTGTTCAAGGCCACCAAACACTAATGATGGATGCATGGAATAAAATCAACACATATTGTACTTCTGTGTGAAATCAACATGTAGTCGGTAGTAAAGTGTACCTGCAAATACCACAGCTGACTCCCCCCTTTctattgcagtgtgtgtggttgctgTCGCTCGGGTCCTCACATTGACACTCACAGTTTGTAGATAAGCTCACTGTCAGTGTCTCCTTAATGCCCAGTGGTCTGATGGTGAAAGACTGGTTCTCCATACATGAGTGTGCTGTCACTGTGACTTCGAAAGCAATCTGGACAGAGCAGTAGAGTTggggagtcagagagagaaaacatttttaatcttaacatttaaaaaacaaacagttttatcCAAATGTCAAAATAGAATATTGATATTCTTCATCCTTGGGTTTCTCTCTTTGAAATTTGGTGCTTTACAACTAAAATTGAATGTCATTAAATGTCCAACTCCTCCTGAAGCTGCATGAAGTGTAACATCAGCTGGATAACCTTAAagccaaagtgttttttttgatcGAGGCCACCTGTTAGACACAGCATGCCCAATAAAGACTCTACTCAACTGAACACATCCCATCTGATCTGGGGATGGGATCCCTTTGCATCTActcagaggagctggaggagggggcaggggaGAACAGcttgggcctcatgcaagaaccacTCCTACTAACAGACTTGTTCTTAAATCGTGCGTACCAGggatttaggagaacttcccaCATTCACCAATTTTCCCATATTTTACGATTTCTTTGCAGTACGAACAGCATTTACGAGACGTCGAGACCTGTTACATGAGTCACGTAAATTCGTCTGCTGTAAgtcaaaccaagtttttccacttatgagttgttttttcatcaattaaattacatgtaaatatatatatatatatatatatatatatatatatatatatatatatatatatatatataaaatttgtTATGGtaacattattctgttttattcagcaatttgaataataataacataattctACATGATAAAAGTGTTGCGCAATGGCCAGGGGAGTGCACATATTTGGCATTTGGCATGCTGCCCACAGAGTTGTTGGCTTGATATGTTCATTGTcaccatgcaaactattttcacatcatcTAATAACATCCCcttaaacacagacaatggcaacatttcagtcttgttttactggatctcagtgctgcattcGACACAGTCAATCACAACATATTACTAGACCGACTGGAAAACTGGTTGTGACTATCTGGCACAGTATTAAACTGGTTTGAATCCTATTTGAAAGATAGGGACTACTTTGTTTCTATAGGTAATAACACATCTGAGCGGGCAAAAATTACATGTGGAGTTCCCGAAGGCTCCATTCtggggcctcttctgttcaacatctacatgctcccactggctcagattatggaaaacaacaaatatgttACCATAATtacacagatgacacacaactTTATATAACAACATCCCCTGGGGACTATGGTCCAATACAAGCACTGAGTAAATGCTTCTAATGTTgaaaaccacaaaccaagccaGAAATCTGGGTGTGGTCATGGACTCGgacctgaacttcaacagccacattaaaatgattatgaagtcagcctactatcacctTAAGAACATATCAAGGATTAAAGGACTTATAtctcagcaggatttggaaaaacttgtATATGTATTCATCAACCTcagaatttttatctgaattttcagactttttaccTGAGTCATAATAGTGGGTACTTTCAACCgcagtcttagttctgcctttaattcactTATAGACacaattggttttattcaacatgtaaataaacccactcattgttttaatcacaccctcgacctcgtccTCACATACGGCATagatcactacttagttacatttgaattctcgattattaacttcactgaatttggagaaaagttctattcaaggtgtctatcagaaaaatCTAAGTAAATTCCATGAAAAATTCCATCGTTATTtcctccactgccatgtgtcgatgcagtgcaggatagttaacaaaactttactcccacacaaattgatgatgttgttgatagtgcagcagcctcactacgttccacacttgacactgtcgcccctctgaaaaagaagacggTCAAACAGAGGgggatagctccatggtttaatgcacaaacatctgctttaaaacagacgtcacgtaggttagaaaggaagtggcgttccaataatcaagatgattctcacctagactggaaaattGTTTCATTACATACAAGAAAGCCCTTTGAAATGCCAGAAacacatattattcttcactaatagaggagACTGAAAATAACCTCAGGTTCTccttcagcactgtagccaggctgacagagagtaaaatctctactgaacagtctattcctccaactcttagtagcaatgatttcatgagcttctttactaataagattattaccatcagagaaaaaaatcatcagcttcttcccaaaagcacagacacactgtccagtacagtagcctcagaTCCAACAGTATCATCTAATTTAAATCTAGACTGCTTTTCTTCCATAGATCTGGCTGAGTTGACTTCACTggtcaattcattcattttagatcctattccatcaaggctatttaaggatgtattacctttaatcaatagttccgTATTaaatcagatcaatttatctctgtTAACAGGcaatgtaccaaaggccttaaaggtggcagtagttaaaaaCCGCTGCTTAAAAGCCAACGCTAGACCCAGGTATCTTAGCTAattatagacccatatcaaacctcccctttatctaTAAAATCCTCaaatctgttgctaaccagttatgtgactatttacacaggattAGTTTGCTGAAGATTTTCAGTTAGGGTTTAGAAAACACTGTAGTACAgaacagcactactgaaggttaccaacaaccttctcatggcctcagacagtggatgtGTTTATATTAcatcagacaaaactgaggtcattgtgctaaacacctcagagaaacattatctgatcatatagttacaCTGGAcggtataaccttggcctccagctctactgtgaggaaccttgggGTTACCTTGACCAGGAAAtgttctttgacacacacataaaacaagtctctaggacctgtaaaattcagaatataattaaaaatcctcctcctcaaccacAAAGCCCTCAATAATCCGCTGCAGCTGAGCGGGGTCTCTCTAACAAGGCTCACCTGGAACTCTTCTCGTTATTCCTCCACATAAAAGCCTGGTCACGACTCCACTCCTGTGCCAGATTATCCTGATGCAGTCGCTAGTGTTCTGTGTCTCTTTGCATCTATGTTTATAGTTACCAAAGTTTTTCTAGTGTGGGCAGACAAGTTGTGTCGTATTTTTTGTTCATCCATTTTGGAATTGAGTTTTTCTCCATGTGCATGGTTTCCATTGGGCCAGCGTTCTCCAGTTCTCAGCTCCTGTGAGTCTgctggtctgttttttttttggctcatcACCTGCTATGCCAGCCAGCCCCCAACTGCCACCACCTGCCTCTAGCCAGTTCTTCAGAGactattagtttttttctctataaACATCCTTGAAGCCGTCCCCGCCTCCATCTCTGCATTTCAGGGCCCAAACACAAAAACCCAAACTTCACATCATATCTTAAGCTGGGCATACACTGTGCAATTTAAGGCCGTTGTTGCCTCGATTTCTGAGTCCTACAACTCTTTTTATCAGAGTCGGACGATTTTCAGCTTTGTCATGCATTGTCTGCCGTGCAGTGTACAGGGGGAGCGAGCAGCGATTAATTGCTCCCGACCTGCCGTCGGACGTTCCGATAAATTTCTGATGTCAAAAATTGGGTCGATTCCTCAAACTCGTGCCTTTTTCCTGACTGCAACTGCGTAAAGTGGTAAAACGGTCGATTTCTCTTTGGGGATAAGAAATAAAtggtatattaaatataataaatagtcagtgtgttggagcATATCACTAGTATGGAGGGTCCCTTCGCTGCTGAACGGTTATTGTTTGTACTATCAACAATTATAGttgattatatataataaagtcCAATAGTTAATTGGACATACATATAGTGCATGCGTGAGTCCTTAATCCTTATACACCCGCTCCTCTTTTTTGAGGTTTCGAAACACAGATTATGCAcatttctgtcttgtcagcATCTCCTTCTATGGTCAACACAAACTTTTCTGTCTCGGATGAGCTTTCCGCAGGAGCCGACGGGCGTTTCACATGCACAGTGTGAGCAGTTAAGTCTTGGCTGACGGTCGAACCGGACAGTGTGAGCACATCAAttctgagctttggcttcacatcgcagACAATTTACTCGGACAGTTTGAGTAGGATtttaacaacagcatttctaaaatcgCACAGTATATGCCCGActttacagagctcatagttcatATCATCCCAATacatcacttgtctctgtaaactcaggactacttgtggttccagAGTGTGAGGccgagccttcagccaccaggctcctctcctctggaaccaggagacAGACCACATCTCTtaaactttcctctttttcctcagatctttacactgACTTCCTGCTTGTCTAAGAAGTCTGGGAcgggtctgctctctgtccccagagtcagaactaaacatggagaggcagcattttgtttctatgctccacagatctggaacCAACTCAGCTGCAAGTCTCAGTTTTTTTATATCAAGACATATATAACTATCTTTGCATTACTTTTACTGCATTGTAACTTTTATCAACTGTCTGATTCTactaaaacatgttttcattttctctttttaattattgtattttaatgttaattgaTCTTTCTCTTCCCAATGCctttaatgttaaatgtaaagCACTTGGAATTgtcttgttgttgaaatgtgctatacaaataaatatgcCTTGCTTTATCACAGCTGGTGCACCAGctaaaacatgaacaacatcACCGGTTATGGCACATTTTTTCGTACATATTCTGAGACTTCACCCTGACGTCCCTGCAGTGATCATCTTGCTGTGGCAAgtgtttttcatattgatgcatttaatctttatttcaatAACAGTGTGACTCACAGTTGACTCAGTATTAACAGATCTGCTTTAGTCACTAaactcctgctgacgctgctaaaGTATAGACTTTCATTTATGAATGTTTGAACGCAGAACTTCAATCTTTGATCTCGTAAACTTCTTCTTTATACACTTCATGAATGAATTCTTTCTGACATGAGGCAGGAAGCGaaaccttatatggtattttggGGGCGTTGGTTATGCTAATTTGCAAACAAATACGCACAGGTGAATTCATCCTGTTTACGCACgtgatttacacatttacatttaccaTAAGTATACAAagatgttcttgcatgaggtcAATCGTCCGGGTTGCTAAGATACATCTGGTCCCACTATGACCTGGACCAGCCTAAGCAGATGAACAATGAATGATTTACTTTCTAATGAGAGTCAAAGTTTAATGATGGGGAAATCTACCAGAAAGatttaaactgaaaatgatgAACAGAGAACTGTGTGCActtaaataaaagataaaaaagaactGACCTCTTGTCCCACATGTACATTGTCACAAACCCCTTCGCTGTCCCTTGCTGGTCCTGGATTTGTGCATATAGGTGTGTAGACCACTTTTACTTTCTCAGGGAGATTGTCATGGGTCACAGTTACTTTGGAGGACAACCGCTGTCATGGATTACACATTTGAGAAAACAGGAATTATTGacataaaaagcaaaaatcatgaggaaaaaaatatagatcCAACAGAACATGTGTacacaaaaggagaaaattaGCAAAAACTCGATAAAACAACTTACATTGTAGGCACTTTCAATCAATTGAACAACATTGTTCGAATCATGTGACAAAACTCCCACCTCTGATTTTGGAATCATTTTAGAGagttgctggaaaaaaaacaaaaacaaggtgaaATAAAAATTCAGTCAGTGACAatgttatatttgttttttcttatttattctttaggaaaaacaacatttacattaaacCTACCTTGTACACAGTCTCCATATTTTTTGTCACTGCAAATATTGgctgaatattgtttttttccagctgcaTAGCTAGTTGTCCAACAGAAGGGTAGTCCTGCAGACAGCAAGCAGTGAAATGTTGAGAACCTGATATCCATGATTCATCTCGTCAACAAGTTTCTGAGGTGTAAACCACAGAACAAAActcatgaacatgtttttttaagaaaatgttttgaaatcagtgtgatgagaagaagtcctttgtttttcttaactACACCCATAAATCATTGTAACATGGTGCTGAAATCCTGTTAACTAGTGATTCCCTTATGTGATTCCTTACCTACCATCTCACTACTCTTGGTATAAAGGTTGTTGTCCATGTGGCACTTTTCATCATTGGGTTCCAGTATACCAGCCAGTTTTCCATCGCCGGCCATGTGGAATCCAGCATCAGTGGTCAGTACAATGAGCCGAGTGCTGCTGTTCCTCCATCCGATTTTGTCCTAAACAGCAatttaatattgtgaggtcttaACCTATATTGGTATACatggaatttaatttaatttaaacatgagagagagataaaacaaCTTTTTATCCTGCTGgcaaaaatcattaaaattaaacaaaacttaaagctgctgttggtaggattgagagaagcGTGGACATagtccccacccccccctcccttgcTCTCCGCTGCACCTCGTTTCCACCTCAAAAgataaaatggtaaatggtctgtatttataaagcgcttttctagtcttattgacaaCTGAAATCACTATAGGACAAGatacttaaccctaaattgcctctgacggctcctcttgcagtgtatgaatgtaacAGAAAAAGTGTGTTAAATAGGAGCTTTGAGTGGatgataagactagaaaagctctatataaatacgGTCCACTTACCATTTAAAAAGCCTGCCCTATGAAATAGCGTGTAACTTTCAGTAAAAAGTCATTTGTTTGgttaagacttaaaaaaaaaaaagcaaattggATACCTTGGTTAAATTCTTACCCCACATACAGCAGCCTGTATCATGGCATCAAGACTCCCTTCAGGAGAGTCCAAGTTCCCAGAAATGAACTGCCGATTCACCTCATTTCTGAAATCATCCTCCCTTGGTGTCATACTGAGCACATGTCTGTAGCCAAAGGCAGCCTGACACTGCTGGTAATTCTCATCACATGGCTTCCGCAGTTTCCCCTCGTTGGTGTTTGTGTAGGGGAGGACTGTCTTGTCAACGAAGGCACCAAAACCTGTAGTTATAGAAACGGCTATTAATTCCATATTCTTGTTTTGTTATGAAGTAGCAAACATTTATCACACATTTCAGACCACTGGGGTGTGTAAATATTCAACATACTGGTATAAAAAGGAAGTCTTTAGAATAGAGCCTGTTAACTTTGTCTAAATAGACGAAATTGGAATGACAACTGATGAATGAGTTTCGTGATTCCTTTTGTGGCAACTATCCAATAACAATGTATGATACATAAAAGGTAAATACTActaataaatgataataaattgcAAATTCACAGATTATTAATGTCTGTATAACACAACTCTGTTGTTGTGATATTCCTGCTCCGGCTGGGCCGCGAAACCGGGtcttcaaaaatattttagtgtgctgtgtgaaacgttctgctgttacaccggaatttcccagcttgggataaataaagtaactatctatctatctatctatctatctatctatctatctatctatctcatTCAAACTCCTGTGAGCTGGAATTAGCCAAAACTACGAAACTCGAAATTGCgaaataacagaaaatgatGTGTAAGATTGGCCAAATGGTGGCGCTGTAACTAAGGGCCAAAAATTCCATTCTGGAAAGACCACGCCCCTCACACTGTGACTCTGATTGACTTGAAATTTGCCACAAGTCAAGTTCAAAGTACAGACAGCCTCTTGAATCACTAACGTGCCAGGTGACAAAATGTTGCATTAAGTagcaaaaactgaaatacagtAATATGAATAGAATTTCTGAAATTTTCACTTTATCAACACCAAATTTGGTAGGCCACCTTAAAGTATTAACATACAATTTTCTATTATAAATGAGCTAGATTGGTCGAAAAACATGGCCGCTTCTTGTCAATATGTCCTAGAGGCTCAGAGGAATATTGGCAATAGACCATTACCTATTTGTCCAATTATCACAAATCTTGGTACATAACTTACAGCTGTGATTAGCTGATCTACTTAAAGCATTTTGTTGTATTCATCAAAATTTGAAGCGCCATCTTAATTTGTTAAAGTGTGCGTGGCCTATAGCATATATGCTCCCAACTCAAGGTGCCTATGACGTCTCATGACCAAACTCACTGGCGACATCACACGTCATCTTTTCAACATACACACCAAGTTTGGTTTATATCTGATGAAGAGGGGACAAATGGCTGAACTTTGACCGTGTTATCAAAGGGTTTGAACCCTCCAATCGCTGCTTGTGGCTATATTTTTCACTATTGTCTATCACTATGTGATTCACCTACAGGGAGTTCATTATTACTCCCCAGCCCATGATCCCAGAATGAGATCCCACAACCATTATGCATTCACATTGGTACAATGTGTCAGAGTATATGTGTAGGCTTTGTGAAGAAGTAGCCAAACCTACCCATCTCACTCATAGGCAAGGTGCATCTATTGGTATTTCATTGGCTTGGAGTACTCCCACTCTCTGGTGCTAACACAGCCAGTGATTAAGACTTCTATTGCCTTGATTGGCAGAGTGTACTTTCCTCAGATGGGTGCTAGGTCAAGCTAATCTTGCTGTTTCCTGTCAAGGAACATCTCTGTATTTTTACTGCTGTCTTTACTATTATTAAGCCTTTCGACCTCTAGaacattttctaaatttaaCATACTAAGGACCACTTATAATCCAGTGTCATTTGTCACCATGCATCAGAAGAgacttttacattatttatttttttcattttgcttatGCTTCtctccaaagtgacttacaatctTCGCGGCAGTTAGCAttagggcccacactgggatcacctggaatcgaaccccgaccttcagtaccaaagtcagcggctGTGACCCAATTGTTCACACTAGTGCATAACTACATGCACATTAATTTCTTAATGTTGCCAAGGGCCAATCTATCTAGTTCCATCAAGTTAGATCACTAACACCAACAAGGAATAGAGTGcaataaacacaattacaaCAAGATTGTTAGGATACACAATGTACCTTCCTCCTTATACAACTCACATTACTGACCATGTCTATCGTTACAATTGTCATCGCCACTCTGCCTTCCATGGCCCTGCTCCTTTATCTGCCAGTCAATTTAGTTTTGCATAAATGCTTTAAGCATTTTTATATCTCCCATTTATGTTATACATTGGGCTtaatgcaagaacattttcgtATTCTTGTCCTAATTCTAAATTTCTCCTAAATTCTTGTCAGATAAAGATTACCTTATTACCTATTTGAGCATGTGCTGTGATATTTTTCAGAGCTGCAAAAAGTCTTTGTCCTAGTCCTTTGACATTTTCCAAGTCATCTTGCATGGAGTAAGACAGGTCCATCAGGTAGTAGAGATCAACTGGATAACCCTGAactcttttaaaagaaatgttgaatTTGGTTGAAAGCCCTGCAGACACAAAAGACAGGAAGACTAATCAAATTTGGTTTGATAAGCTTATGgtgcaaaatatgaaaacattgtaAGATTTCAAGAATTTACCACTTTTTCCCCCAAACCAAGATAATGACATAGGTGCAAACTGGAAATCACTCTGGTTTTAGTAGGATCTGGAACCTGTCTACCACAGTCCTTTAATTATGTCTGCATTAACTGATTCAACTAACCTGGTCGCAGTTTTAGACTAATCTTCTGTGGACGGAGCTGAACAGCCTCCTGCTGTTTGAATGAACTCGAGAGTGGATTGTCCTGGTTGATGATTTGACTGTTATGGGGGGAGATGATTTCCTTCGTCTTGCATCCTCTTGCTATCAACTGAGCTCGGGTGTCACAACGtgctgcttcctgctcaccAGCTTTGGtgaaattctttaaaaaaggaaggcaaaaacacacaataagaGATTACACTTGGCCTTTATTCTAAAAATACATGAAGTTCACTTATCTGTCTGTTACCCCCTTGCATTTGAGCAAGTTACACTATCCAATAAATGATCAAGTAAAGGCTATTATTCAATGCCAGtctcaaataaaacaatatagttCACAGGCTATAATCAGTAGAATGTTTATTTCTACTGCACGAATTCCACCAGTACATCATCAGGAACATGTCATACTCACCACTCTGCTGAAACAGATTAAACGCAAAACTGTGTATATTCTCACATAATTTCCAGTCTATGCCACTTTGCAATTTACCTGTTACAGGTTGTCATTGGTAAAACTGGTCATGCCTCCAATGAGCTGGTCTGAGGCCAGACAATCACTGATGCCTGTCATCCAGGAAGTGTTTTGAAGGGAGCACATTGAGCACCCTAAGGTTCAGATAAAGCCTTCATTTGTTCTTGCGGTTGGCAATAAAGGCATTATCGGTGCATGTTGAGGCACATTAGTGGCTGATACAGCTGAAAAGCTTAACAGTAATTCACAAAGCAACAAATTATTAAGTAGCTGTTCTGTTCTTCATTGCCATTAATGAAACTCCATACTTCCACTGGAAGactggaaattaaaaaaatgagtaCAGGAAGTGTTGAGATTGGAAATAGTTAGAGAGAAGAAGCTAAATATCTGTTGAGGAAAGTTTTGTCTGCAAAGCAGCAAGGATGACTGTTTTTGTAATGATGACATTGTGCAGGTGAAATGTATTGTTGacacactttgtctttgtcagtacCTCAGCAGTGTCCTGTGAGATGGTTGTCTCCAGGTGTCTGACTGATTGTATCCAGCTCTCACCAGGAACTTGAGTGTAATATTCTGTCCCTTTTGTAGATTTGAATTTAAccctttgtgtcttttcagttCGTGTCCTCTGTGTTTCCCAGCCTCTTGACCACCCTCATGTGTTCTCTGCTTACACAACATTCCCCCTGCGGTTTCCGTACAGTTGAACCTGTTTATACGCTGCCCTGTGTTCCCTGGTCTTCTCTTTGTATCCCTTTGTGTGTGCTTTACTCTTCAGCCTTTTTCGCAGAGTCTCCACTTACGGTTCATTTACTTTGGTTTGTTGGTTCAATTGTTTTTGCTCACTGCCTGTTACTGCGTACCTGTGTAAGACCCTGGACCTGTCGTATAAAATACTTGCTGTTTCTAATTTCATCCTGCCCCCTGTGTGTTTCTCTACACCCCAGTCCCAGTGTTTATCAGAGCTGTTCCATATGATTGTACCTTGATATAACGCCTGAGCAGGGACATGTTACAGTAAGTGTTTTTCTCACCAGCTGTTGGCACCAGACACAATATGGCCCAGATCTGATGCAGTCATTGCAGGTGTTGATCACAGACTTTGAGCAAACTTCCTCTTGTTGACACAATCCTGCAAAGAAAACCACAAACTTTATTCAACGCAGACTCAACGTTTGAAATAGCATGCTATGgacacaaatgacaaaagtATCTTTTCTGTGGACCTCATATGGAAACTAAATGTGTTTCGTATGAGGTAATAATTCCTGCTTTGAGATCTAAAGCtagtctctgtttttctttt contains the following coding sequences:
- the itgb2 gene encoding integrin beta-2, whose translation is MHLCLLSLLLLLMGGNGLCQQEEVCSKSVINTCNDCIRSGPYCVWCQQLNFTKAGEQEAARCDTRAQLIARGCKTKEIISPHNSQIINQDNPLSSSFKQQEAVQLRPQKISLKLRPGLSTKFNISFKRVQGYPVDLYYLMDLSYSMQDDLENVKGLGQRLFAALKNITAHAQIGFGAFVDKTVLPYTNTNEGKLRKPCDENYQQCQAAFGYRHVLSMTPREDDFRNEVNRQFISGNLDSPEGSLDAMIQAAVCGDKIGWRNSSTRLIVLTTDAGFHMAGDGKLAGILEPNDEKCHMDNNLYTKSSEMDYPSVGQLAMQLEKNNIQPIFAVTKNMETVYKQLSKMIPKSEVGVLSHDSNNVVQLIESAYNRLSSKVTVTHDNLPEKVKVVYTPICTNPGPARDSEGVCDNVHVGQEIAFEVTVTAHSCMENQSFTIRPLGIKETLTVSLSTNCECQCEDPSDSNHTHCNRKGGVSCGICSCHDGFVGQFCKCAIGDKDERTLQASCQRQNGTECEGRGDCVCGRCKCHTTESGKSYHGDFCECDDDHCEKFQNKLCGGNGECNCGKCDCNEGYEGSACQCKKSQRDCQTLNNTVCFGRGTCQCDHCQCKEGYQRPHCKLCLGCPDPCQTKQNCIECLGFDSGPFKKNCSLACSKTIFHMMVDQFTIATKQCQHKDSEGCWIKFKMDQLFGEEYSAEILKQRDCPEPPSVIAIIGGSIASVALIGIVLLMLIKMLIHMRDLKEFKKFEDEKKKSKWAKAENPLYQDATTTVANPTFTGE